A region of the Ptychodera flava strain L36383 chromosome 22, AS_Pfla_20210202, whole genome shotgun sequence genome:
tttgttgttgattgaCCATGGCATTTTTGATAAATTACCATTAAATAGTCCTGTGTCTGAACACTTTATCGACATAAAGTCAGTGTTTTAATAATGTGACGAGGGATGCAAAACTGTAAATTAGCCTGTGTGTGCTACTTCAAACTGCGTTGAAGATGGAAAAATTCTTGCAAAGCATGTGATCCATATTGCAAAGAACAGTTCACTGCAAGGCTTTGAGagatgattttgaaaaggcaAACATGGTCCAGCAATTCTTCACTTGTCTTATCTGGGACTAAACTTACCTTCTTGCCAGCTCCTACTTTAGCCTTGGCGGTACCACGCACTTTCTTCTGTCTGTTTTTCCtctcttttctttgttttctggaaACCTTCTTCTTTTCATAGAGGCCATGCTGCAGTACAAGCAAAGAATTTGAGCATTACGTTCCAAATGATGCACCTGATGGATGGTTTCACTACACCAAACTCTACCCCATACAATACCACATTCTCTACGATATGTGTGTGGTGAATATTTCAAGAGAATTTAACTATGGATTAAGACAGGAAGCAAGTCTGAATGTCCCACCCTAATTGAGATAATGCATTTGGGTTGATGatttatgacaaaatatatGACTTCAGATGAtccacaaaaaaaacaacattcacGATAGAGTCTCCCATATATTGTTCTTTTCTGTATAAAAATGCTTAGCATATCAGAAGTTTACACTTATCATTGACACTTCATTCGTACAAGTTCAGAAACAGTTTTGTAATCTGGAGGCAAACTCTGTGATGTTACATCATTGGCACAGTCGCACTAATCATGGTGCAGAATGCCACTATCAATCGTCTGTGCTTGACCCCTTTTTGTTGGGGTGACATCATGGCACATCAGTGCAGGTATTTATGGGAGATTTTGATTAGATAAGGGGGCTATGCCCCATCGTGCACTCTGGAGAAAATGCTGCTtaaattttgagcttttgagACTTACCCTTTGAAGTCTATGCTTGGGTTCATATTTCTTGGCAAAATCTAGTGTGTCATAAATCAGGGCAAAACCTGTCGTTTTACCGCCACCGAACTGAGTCTTGAATCCAAAGCAGAATATGACATCTGGGGTGGTCTTGTACATTCTACCTAGTTTCTCTCTGATTTCTGTTTTGGGAACAGTTGCACGTCCTGGGTGTAGAACATCTACAACCTACATGATAGAAGACATGGATAATGTCACATACTGTCTTACTATCTGAAGACAGGGCATGAACTTGTTGAAAAGACACTGGATAACAAACACAAGTTGAAGTCCAGCTGCTGATGATCACGATGACTTTTAAACAAAACTTTTACATTTCAGAGCTGCTGCTACATGCACTGGACTGCAAGCTTGCAAATGAGCTAAGTTTTAAATGGCCAAGGGGATATAATTTgagtgttttgaaaatattggctgATACATTGCTGATTACATGtattgaaatgtttgaaaaatcttCACTTGATCCACCAATATGTATATTATTGGAATCCCTGAATATCAACAGATTTCTA
Encoded here:
- the LOC139123248 gene encoding small ribosomal subunit protein eS24-like yields the protein MGDSTCTLRTRKFLTNRLLCRKQMVVDVLHPGRATVPKTEIREKLGRMYKTTPDVIFCFGFKTQFGGGKTTGFALIYDTLDFAKKYEPKHRLQRHGLYEKKKVSRKQRKERKNRQKKVRGTAKAKVGAGKK